From the genome of Carassius auratus strain Wakin chromosome 26, ASM336829v1, whole genome shotgun sequence, one region includes:
- the LOC113044110 gene encoding condensin complex subunit 3-like isoform X3 produces the protein MGRGKISNINMSGDSDLEIEEAFRRAQKAHNNKAKLVASLKNRYNKLEDKTEFHEEFIRCLKYAMIIYTREPAVENVIDFVTKFAASFETPVNEDAEEEEEEDENEFLNFLFSFLLESHGANSHAVRFRVCQLVNKLLGSLSENAQIDDGLCDRIHEAMLIRVTDKYPNVRIQAALAMARLQDPSNSDCPTIKAYVLLLENDSNPEVRRAVLSCIAPSVSTLTKIYKRTRDVKEKVRKLAYQVLAEKVHIRALSIAQRVSLLHEGLSDSADSVKEVVKTHLLPAWLRLVQGDVLQLLHKLDVENCAETAVTTLHAIFSMATSPDDLLQNGVRLDERKLIPVDSLTCENVLYWRALCEFVKSKGNEGEELLEQLLPEAAIFAEYLYSYLRSITGLSEEQKADMTQLEMAMTQEFVGQQLILLVGCLDSSEEGGRKRMVAVLQEILVMPNTPTSLIGLLVEKLIGLLRDETQKIRMVAEIISDVREPILPISAPVDENEKRRKQVRLAEVRVQIMEAKQTLEECISCQDFSRAAVLKDSISQLEELKNQLTLEASQSADNIKEQRVEKSDPETLLKCLTMCAELFKQINIKRGICPTMNALIESLILPSVSNPNPAVRNMAVICLGTAALHSKDLANTHLVLLLQICELRTETAEGLAKLMYCGRILSPKLLSRLVLLWYNPVTEDDQRLRHCLGVFLQLYARASRTNQECVEESFLPTMRTLFNAPVTSPLSEVDASNVAELFVELTRPSALVQPAAVQAVSVHDSLAVRICNEILRDISAPEVRLYCKTLSWLEINTEPGPANSELQLLLKDILQEVKDKYCTRVIEKLCNQLNGDRCSKSGSNQDTTLLTLDENTAEVTKEEIKPKRAKRGQKKASTAKNGKLANKAELSSDEGDEENVPEAPPSVRPSRRAKIAALDKTKQDLTALMNQEANGS, from the exons ATGGGACGAGGAAAGATCAG tAACATCAACATGTCTGGAGACAGTGATCTGGAGATTGAGGAGGCTTTCCGGCGAGCACAGAAAGCTCATAATAACAAGGCCAAACTTGTTGCCAGTTTGAAGAACAGATATAATAAG TTGGAAGATAAGACTGAATTCCACGAGGAGTTCATCCGCTGCCTGAAGTATGCCATGATCATTTACACCCGGGAGCCAGCAGTGGAGAATGTCATTGATTTTGTCACAAAGTTTGCTGCTAGTTTCGAAACTCCTGTTAATGAGGAtgctgaagaggaggaggaagaagacgAGAATGAGTTTTTGAACTTCCTGTTCAGCTTCCTGTTAGAG TCTCATGGTGCGAACAGCCATGCTGTGCGGTTTCGTGTTTGTCAGCTGGTGAATAAGTTGCTGGGCAGTCTCAGTGAGAATGCTCAGATTGATGATGGTCTCTGTGATAGAATCCATGAGGCCATGCTGATCAGAGTCACAGACAAATACCCTAATGTCAGGATTCAGGCAGCACTGGCCATGGCCAGACTCCAGGACCCCAGTAACTCAGACTGCCCCACTATTAAAG ctTATGTTCTGCTTTTGGAAAATGACTCAAACCCTGAGGTTCGACGGGCTGTGCTCTCTTGCATCGCTCCCTCGGTCTCTACACTTACTAAAATCTACAAGCGTACCCGGGATGTTAAAGAGAAAGTCAGGAAACTTGCTTATCAG GTGCTGGCAGAGAAAGTGCATATTCGAGCACTGAGCATTGCTCAGAGAGTCAGTCTATTGCATGAAGGGCTCAGTGACTCTGCAG ACTCAGTAAAGGAGGTCGTCAAGACCCATTTGCTGCCTGCTTGGCTTCGCTTGGTGCAGGGAGATGTTTTGCAGTTGCTGCACAAactggatgtggagaactgtgcAGAAACTGCTGTTACTACCTTACATGCCATCTTTTCCATGGCGACAAGCCCGGATGACCTCTTGCAGAACGGTGTCAGGCTGGATGAGAG GAAATTAATTCCTGTGGACTCCCTAACATGTGAAAATGTGTTGTACTGGAGAGCGTTGTGTGAGTTTGTCAAGAGTAAAGGAAATGAGGGTGAGGAATTACTGGAGCAGTTACTCCCTGAGGCGGCCATCTTTGCTGAGTATCTGTACAG TTATCTAAGGAGCATTACTGGGTTGTCTGAGGAGCAGAAAGCTGATATGACACAGCTTGAGATGGCGATGACCCAAGAGTTTGTTGGACAGCAGTTGATTTTGCTAGTCGGGTGTCTGGACTCTTCAGAAGAAGGGGGCAG GAAGCGTATGGTAGCAGTACTACAGGAAATTCTTGTGATGCCCAACACGCCCACCTCTCTGATTGGTCTGCTAGTGGAGAAACTAATTGGACTTCTGCGAGACGAGACACAGAAAATTCGGATG GTTGCTGAAATAATCTCTGATGTGAGAGAGCCCATTTTGCCCATCTCTGCACCTGTGGATGAGAATGAGAAACGCAGAAAACAAGTCAGA CTGGCAGAGGTCCGAGTGCAGATAATGGAGGCGAAGCAGACTCTAGAAGAATGCATCAGCTGTCAGGACTTCAGTCGCGCAGCTGTACTGAAAGACTCCATCTCTCAGCTTGAGGAGCTCAAGAACCAGCTCACCCTGGAAGCTTCACAGTCTGCTGACAATATCAAGGAGCAGCGCGTGGAGAAG AGTGATCCAGAGACCTTGTTGAAGTGTCTGACAATGTGTGCCGAGTTGTTCAAGCAAATTAACATCAAGAGAGGAATCTGCCCTACCATGAATGCTCTGATAGAATCACTG ATTCTGCCAAGTGTGTCCAACCCTAACCCTGCTGTGCGCAACATGGCTGTCATCTGTTTGGGAACGGCTGCTCTCCACAGTAAAGACCTTGCCAACACACACCTTGTGCTGCTCTTGCAG ATCTGTGAGCTCCGCACGGAGACAGCAGAGGGTCTGGCCAAGTTGATGTACTGTGGGAGAATTCTAAGCCCAAAGCTGCTGTCCCGTCTGGTTCTGCTGTGGTACAATCCTGTAACGGAGGATGACCAAAGACTGCGCCATTGCCTGGGGGTATTCTTACAGCTGTATGCACGGGCCAGCAG AACAAATCAAGAATGTGTGGAGGAGAGTTTCCTACCAACTATGAGAACTCTTTTCAATGCTCCGGTGACATCTCCATTGTCTGAGGTAGACGCATCCAATGTGGCTGAACTGTTTGTTGAACTAACACGACCAAGCGCTCTTGTGCAACCTGCTGCTGTACAG GCTGTGTCTGTGCATGACTCTCTGGCAGTGCGTATTTGTAATGAAATCTTGAGGGATATTTCTGCTCCTGAGGTGCGTCTGTACTGTAAAACTCTCAGCTGGCTGGAGATTAACACTGAACCTGGCCCTGCTAACAGTGAATTGCAACTccttttaaaagatattttacag GAAGTGAAAGATAAGTACTGTACAAGGGTTATTGAGAAGCTTTGTAACCAGCTAAATGGAGATCGTTGTTCCAAATCAGGCAGtaatcaggacacaactttgctTACCTTGGATGAAAACACTGCAG AGGTGACCAAAGAGGAGATCAAACCTAAACGTGCAAAAAGAG GCCAGAAAAAAGCTTCCACTGCAAAGAATGGGAAGTTAGCTAATAAAGCAGAATTGTCCTCTGATGAAGG TGATGAAGAAAATGTTCCTGAAGCGCCTCCATCAGTGCGACCAAGTCGCCGAGCCAAGAttgctgctttggataaaacgaAGCAGGATCTGACTGCCCTTATGAACCAGGAGGCCAATGGTTCATAA
- the LOC113044110 gene encoding condensin complex subunit 3-like isoform X2 — protein sequence MSGDSDLEIEEAFRRAQKAHNNKAKLVASLKNRYNKLEDKTEFHEEFIRCLKYAMIIYTREPAVENVIDFVTKFAASFETPVNEDAEEEEEEDENEFLNFLFSFLLESHGANSHAVRFRVCQLVNKLLGSLSENAQIDDGLCDRIHEAMLIRVTDKYPNVRIQAALAMARLQDPSNSDCPTIKAYVLLLENDSNPEVRRAVLSCIAPSVSTLTKIYKRTRDVKEKVRKLAYQVLAEKVHIRALSIAQRVSLLHEGLSDSADSVKEVVKTHLLPAWLRLVQGDVLQLLHKLDVENCAETAVTTLHAIFSMATSPDDLLQNGVRLDERKLIPVDSLTCENVLYWRALCEFVKSKGNEGEELLEQLLPEAAIFAEYLYSYLRSITGLSEEQKADMTQLEMAMTQEFVGQQLILLVGCLDSSEEGGRKRMVAVLQEILVMPNTPTSLIGLLVEKLIGLLRDETQKIRMVAEIISDVREPILPISAPVDENEKRRKQVRLAEVRVQIMEAKQTLEECISCQDFSRAAVLKDSISQLEELKNQLTLEASQSADNIKEQRVEKSDPETLLKCLTMCAELFKQINIKRGICPTMNALIESLILPSVSNPNPAVRNMAVICLGTAALHSKDLANTHLVLLLQITQLDEPKIRISALRALIDQLLLNGLNILSNKSAPISQAPDSPDSNGQPEQQTEEESTVQSILKMLSEFLDSEICELRTETAEGLAKLMYCGRILSPKLLSRLVLLWYNPVTEDDQRLRHCLGVFLQLYARASRTNQECVEESFLPTMRTLFNAPVTSPLSEVDASNVAELFVELTRPSALVQPAAVQAVSVHDSLAVRICNEILRDISAPEVRLYCKTLSWLEINTEPGPANSELQLLLKDILQEVKDKYCTRVIEKLCNQLNGDRCSKSGSNQDTTLLTLDENTAEVTKEEIKPKRAKRGQKKASTAKNGKLANKAELSSDEGDEENVPEAPPSVRPSRRAKIAALDKTKQDLTALMNQEANGS from the exons ATGTCTGGAGACAGTGATCTGGAGATTGAGGAGGCTTTCCGGCGAGCACAGAAAGCTCATAATAACAAGGCCAAACTTGTTGCCAGTTTGAAGAACAGATATAATAAG TTGGAAGATAAGACTGAATTCCACGAGGAGTTCATCCGCTGCCTGAAGTATGCCATGATCATTTACACCCGGGAGCCAGCAGTGGAGAATGTCATTGATTTTGTCACAAAGTTTGCTGCTAGTTTCGAAACTCCTGTTAATGAGGAtgctgaagaggaggaggaagaagacgAGAATGAGTTTTTGAACTTCCTGTTCAGCTTCCTGTTAGAG TCTCATGGTGCGAACAGCCATGCTGTGCGGTTTCGTGTTTGTCAGCTGGTGAATAAGTTGCTGGGCAGTCTCAGTGAGAATGCTCAGATTGATGATGGTCTCTGTGATAGAATCCATGAGGCCATGCTGATCAGAGTCACAGACAAATACCCTAATGTCAGGATTCAGGCAGCACTGGCCATGGCCAGACTCCAGGACCCCAGTAACTCAGACTGCCCCACTATTAAAG ctTATGTTCTGCTTTTGGAAAATGACTCAAACCCTGAGGTTCGACGGGCTGTGCTCTCTTGCATCGCTCCCTCGGTCTCTACACTTACTAAAATCTACAAGCGTACCCGGGATGTTAAAGAGAAAGTCAGGAAACTTGCTTATCAG GTGCTGGCAGAGAAAGTGCATATTCGAGCACTGAGCATTGCTCAGAGAGTCAGTCTATTGCATGAAGGGCTCAGTGACTCTGCAG ACTCAGTAAAGGAGGTCGTCAAGACCCATTTGCTGCCTGCTTGGCTTCGCTTGGTGCAGGGAGATGTTTTGCAGTTGCTGCACAAactggatgtggagaactgtgcAGAAACTGCTGTTACTACCTTACATGCCATCTTTTCCATGGCGACAAGCCCGGATGACCTCTTGCAGAACGGTGTCAGGCTGGATGAGAG GAAATTAATTCCTGTGGACTCCCTAACATGTGAAAATGTGTTGTACTGGAGAGCGTTGTGTGAGTTTGTCAAGAGTAAAGGAAATGAGGGTGAGGAATTACTGGAGCAGTTACTCCCTGAGGCGGCCATCTTTGCTGAGTATCTGTACAG TTATCTAAGGAGCATTACTGGGTTGTCTGAGGAGCAGAAAGCTGATATGACACAGCTTGAGATGGCGATGACCCAAGAGTTTGTTGGACAGCAGTTGATTTTGCTAGTCGGGTGTCTGGACTCTTCAGAAGAAGGGGGCAG GAAGCGTATGGTAGCAGTACTACAGGAAATTCTTGTGATGCCCAACACGCCCACCTCTCTGATTGGTCTGCTAGTGGAGAAACTAATTGGACTTCTGCGAGACGAGACACAGAAAATTCGGATG GTTGCTGAAATAATCTCTGATGTGAGAGAGCCCATTTTGCCCATCTCTGCACCTGTGGATGAGAATGAGAAACGCAGAAAACAAGTCAGA CTGGCAGAGGTCCGAGTGCAGATAATGGAGGCGAAGCAGACTCTAGAAGAATGCATCAGCTGTCAGGACTTCAGTCGCGCAGCTGTACTGAAAGACTCCATCTCTCAGCTTGAGGAGCTCAAGAACCAGCTCACCCTGGAAGCTTCACAGTCTGCTGACAATATCAAGGAGCAGCGCGTGGAGAAG AGTGATCCAGAGACCTTGTTGAAGTGTCTGACAATGTGTGCCGAGTTGTTCAAGCAAATTAACATCAAGAGAGGAATCTGCCCTACCATGAATGCTCTGATAGAATCACTG ATTCTGCCAAGTGTGTCCAACCCTAACCCTGCTGTGCGCAACATGGCTGTCATCTGTTTGGGAACGGCTGCTCTCCACAGTAAAGACCTTGCCAACACACACCTTGTGCTGCTCTTGCAG ataaCACAACTAGATGAGCCTAAAATCAGAATCAGTGCCCTCCGAGCTCTCATTGACCAGCTTCTGCTCAATGGCCTCAACATCTTGTCAAACAAGTCTGCTCCTATCTCACAAGCACCTGACTCACCAGACAGTAATGGACAGCCTGAACAGCAAACTGAGGAGGAGAGTACAGTCCAAAGCATTCTGAAGATGCTCTCAGAATTCCTTGATAGTGAG ATCTGTGAGCTCCGCACGGAGACAGCAGAGGGTCTGGCCAAGTTGATGTACTGTGGGAGAATTCTAAGCCCAAAGCTGCTGTCCCGTCTGGTTCTGCTGTGGTACAATCCTGTAACGGAGGATGACCAAAGACTGCGCCATTGCCTGGGGGTATTCTTACAGCTGTATGCACGGGCCAGCAG AACAAATCAAGAATGTGTGGAGGAGAGTTTCCTACCAACTATGAGAACTCTTTTCAATGCTCCGGTGACATCTCCATTGTCTGAGGTAGACGCATCCAATGTGGCTGAACTGTTTGTTGAACTAACACGACCAAGCGCTCTTGTGCAACCTGCTGCTGTACAG GCTGTGTCTGTGCATGACTCTCTGGCAGTGCGTATTTGTAATGAAATCTTGAGGGATATTTCTGCTCCTGAGGTGCGTCTGTACTGTAAAACTCTCAGCTGGCTGGAGATTAACACTGAACCTGGCCCTGCTAACAGTGAATTGCAACTccttttaaaagatattttacag GAAGTGAAAGATAAGTACTGTACAAGGGTTATTGAGAAGCTTTGTAACCAGCTAAATGGAGATCGTTGTTCCAAATCAGGCAGtaatcaggacacaactttgctTACCTTGGATGAAAACACTGCAG AGGTGACCAAAGAGGAGATCAAACCTAAACGTGCAAAAAGAG GCCAGAAAAAAGCTTCCACTGCAAAGAATGGGAAGTTAGCTAATAAAGCAGAATTGTCCTCTGATGAAGG TGATGAAGAAAATGTTCCTGAAGCGCCTCCATCAGTGCGACCAAGTCGCCGAGCCAAGAttgctgctttggataaaacgaAGCAGGATCTGACTGCCCTTATGAACCAGGAGGCCAATGGTTCATAA
- the LOC113044110 gene encoding condensin complex subunit 3-like isoform X1, whose protein sequence is MGRGKISNINMSGDSDLEIEEAFRRAQKAHNNKAKLVASLKNRYNKLEDKTEFHEEFIRCLKYAMIIYTREPAVENVIDFVTKFAASFETPVNEDAEEEEEEDENEFLNFLFSFLLESHGANSHAVRFRVCQLVNKLLGSLSENAQIDDGLCDRIHEAMLIRVTDKYPNVRIQAALAMARLQDPSNSDCPTIKAYVLLLENDSNPEVRRAVLSCIAPSVSTLTKIYKRTRDVKEKVRKLAYQVLAEKVHIRALSIAQRVSLLHEGLSDSADSVKEVVKTHLLPAWLRLVQGDVLQLLHKLDVENCAETAVTTLHAIFSMATSPDDLLQNGVRLDERKLIPVDSLTCENVLYWRALCEFVKSKGNEGEELLEQLLPEAAIFAEYLYSYLRSITGLSEEQKADMTQLEMAMTQEFVGQQLILLVGCLDSSEEGGRKRMVAVLQEILVMPNTPTSLIGLLVEKLIGLLRDETQKIRMVAEIISDVREPILPISAPVDENEKRRKQVRLAEVRVQIMEAKQTLEECISCQDFSRAAVLKDSISQLEELKNQLTLEASQSADNIKEQRVEKSDPETLLKCLTMCAELFKQINIKRGICPTMNALIESLILPSVSNPNPAVRNMAVICLGTAALHSKDLANTHLVLLLQITQLDEPKIRISALRALIDQLLLNGLNILSNKSAPISQAPDSPDSNGQPEQQTEEESTVQSILKMLSEFLDSEICELRTETAEGLAKLMYCGRILSPKLLSRLVLLWYNPVTEDDQRLRHCLGVFLQLYARASRTNQECVEESFLPTMRTLFNAPVTSPLSEVDASNVAELFVELTRPSALVQPAAVQAVSVHDSLAVRICNEILRDISAPEVRLYCKTLSWLEINTEPGPANSELQLLLKDILQEVKDKYCTRVIEKLCNQLNGDRCSKSGSNQDTTLLTLDENTAEVTKEEIKPKRAKRGQKKASTAKNGKLANKAELSSDEGDEENVPEAPPSVRPSRRAKIAALDKTKQDLTALMNQEANGS, encoded by the exons ATGGGACGAGGAAAGATCAG tAACATCAACATGTCTGGAGACAGTGATCTGGAGATTGAGGAGGCTTTCCGGCGAGCACAGAAAGCTCATAATAACAAGGCCAAACTTGTTGCCAGTTTGAAGAACAGATATAATAAG TTGGAAGATAAGACTGAATTCCACGAGGAGTTCATCCGCTGCCTGAAGTATGCCATGATCATTTACACCCGGGAGCCAGCAGTGGAGAATGTCATTGATTTTGTCACAAAGTTTGCTGCTAGTTTCGAAACTCCTGTTAATGAGGAtgctgaagaggaggaggaagaagacgAGAATGAGTTTTTGAACTTCCTGTTCAGCTTCCTGTTAGAG TCTCATGGTGCGAACAGCCATGCTGTGCGGTTTCGTGTTTGTCAGCTGGTGAATAAGTTGCTGGGCAGTCTCAGTGAGAATGCTCAGATTGATGATGGTCTCTGTGATAGAATCCATGAGGCCATGCTGATCAGAGTCACAGACAAATACCCTAATGTCAGGATTCAGGCAGCACTGGCCATGGCCAGACTCCAGGACCCCAGTAACTCAGACTGCCCCACTATTAAAG ctTATGTTCTGCTTTTGGAAAATGACTCAAACCCTGAGGTTCGACGGGCTGTGCTCTCTTGCATCGCTCCCTCGGTCTCTACACTTACTAAAATCTACAAGCGTACCCGGGATGTTAAAGAGAAAGTCAGGAAACTTGCTTATCAG GTGCTGGCAGAGAAAGTGCATATTCGAGCACTGAGCATTGCTCAGAGAGTCAGTCTATTGCATGAAGGGCTCAGTGACTCTGCAG ACTCAGTAAAGGAGGTCGTCAAGACCCATTTGCTGCCTGCTTGGCTTCGCTTGGTGCAGGGAGATGTTTTGCAGTTGCTGCACAAactggatgtggagaactgtgcAGAAACTGCTGTTACTACCTTACATGCCATCTTTTCCATGGCGACAAGCCCGGATGACCTCTTGCAGAACGGTGTCAGGCTGGATGAGAG GAAATTAATTCCTGTGGACTCCCTAACATGTGAAAATGTGTTGTACTGGAGAGCGTTGTGTGAGTTTGTCAAGAGTAAAGGAAATGAGGGTGAGGAATTACTGGAGCAGTTACTCCCTGAGGCGGCCATCTTTGCTGAGTATCTGTACAG TTATCTAAGGAGCATTACTGGGTTGTCTGAGGAGCAGAAAGCTGATATGACACAGCTTGAGATGGCGATGACCCAAGAGTTTGTTGGACAGCAGTTGATTTTGCTAGTCGGGTGTCTGGACTCTTCAGAAGAAGGGGGCAG GAAGCGTATGGTAGCAGTACTACAGGAAATTCTTGTGATGCCCAACACGCCCACCTCTCTGATTGGTCTGCTAGTGGAGAAACTAATTGGACTTCTGCGAGACGAGACACAGAAAATTCGGATG GTTGCTGAAATAATCTCTGATGTGAGAGAGCCCATTTTGCCCATCTCTGCACCTGTGGATGAGAATGAGAAACGCAGAAAACAAGTCAGA CTGGCAGAGGTCCGAGTGCAGATAATGGAGGCGAAGCAGACTCTAGAAGAATGCATCAGCTGTCAGGACTTCAGTCGCGCAGCTGTACTGAAAGACTCCATCTCTCAGCTTGAGGAGCTCAAGAACCAGCTCACCCTGGAAGCTTCACAGTCTGCTGACAATATCAAGGAGCAGCGCGTGGAGAAG AGTGATCCAGAGACCTTGTTGAAGTGTCTGACAATGTGTGCCGAGTTGTTCAAGCAAATTAACATCAAGAGAGGAATCTGCCCTACCATGAATGCTCTGATAGAATCACTG ATTCTGCCAAGTGTGTCCAACCCTAACCCTGCTGTGCGCAACATGGCTGTCATCTGTTTGGGAACGGCTGCTCTCCACAGTAAAGACCTTGCCAACACACACCTTGTGCTGCTCTTGCAG ataaCACAACTAGATGAGCCTAAAATCAGAATCAGTGCCCTCCGAGCTCTCATTGACCAGCTTCTGCTCAATGGCCTCAACATCTTGTCAAACAAGTCTGCTCCTATCTCACAAGCACCTGACTCACCAGACAGTAATGGACAGCCTGAACAGCAAACTGAGGAGGAGAGTACAGTCCAAAGCATTCTGAAGATGCTCTCAGAATTCCTTGATAGTGAG ATCTGTGAGCTCCGCACGGAGACAGCAGAGGGTCTGGCCAAGTTGATGTACTGTGGGAGAATTCTAAGCCCAAAGCTGCTGTCCCGTCTGGTTCTGCTGTGGTACAATCCTGTAACGGAGGATGACCAAAGACTGCGCCATTGCCTGGGGGTATTCTTACAGCTGTATGCACGGGCCAGCAG AACAAATCAAGAATGTGTGGAGGAGAGTTTCCTACCAACTATGAGAACTCTTTTCAATGCTCCGGTGACATCTCCATTGTCTGAGGTAGACGCATCCAATGTGGCTGAACTGTTTGTTGAACTAACACGACCAAGCGCTCTTGTGCAACCTGCTGCTGTACAG GCTGTGTCTGTGCATGACTCTCTGGCAGTGCGTATTTGTAATGAAATCTTGAGGGATATTTCTGCTCCTGAGGTGCGTCTGTACTGTAAAACTCTCAGCTGGCTGGAGATTAACACTGAACCTGGCCCTGCTAACAGTGAATTGCAACTccttttaaaagatattttacag GAAGTGAAAGATAAGTACTGTACAAGGGTTATTGAGAAGCTTTGTAACCAGCTAAATGGAGATCGTTGTTCCAAATCAGGCAGtaatcaggacacaactttgctTACCTTGGATGAAAACACTGCAG AGGTGACCAAAGAGGAGATCAAACCTAAACGTGCAAAAAGAG GCCAGAAAAAAGCTTCCACTGCAAAGAATGGGAAGTTAGCTAATAAAGCAGAATTGTCCTCTGATGAAGG TGATGAAGAAAATGTTCCTGAAGCGCCTCCATCAGTGCGACCAAGTCGCCGAGCCAAGAttgctgctttggataaaacgaAGCAGGATCTGACTGCCCTTATGAACCAGGAGGCCAATGGTTCATAA